The Episyrphus balteatus chromosome 3, idEpiBalt1.1, whole genome shotgun sequence genome segment tttccttccgaataactttttggtcatttggtacctatttgatgtgggaaatgtgcctaaatatttttggccaggttttagaccactgtgggtcgttaaaattttctgcttgttagtcagtcgtatggtacttcactttatttctaactgttattgctgttttttttttttgccaatccgtcccttgtgccccccccagaaaaaaatcctggatccgcccctgattCTTACCCGTCGGAATGCATCCGTTGTTGTGTAGAAGGTTTAAAGGATTTACAAATACATAAccgaaataaattcataaaattcaaaacacTCAGCAGCGATCAATGAGACTCATTTAGAGTAGCCAAATAGTATGCAACAATTATTTTATCGTTTACATAAACTACTTTACCtacaattttaaacatttatattgtttaaaccaaattcaaatggaaaagtaacgtattttttatttcatctttcGCCAAAAATAATGAAGATTTGCgttatgaaaaaattctaataccataaaactgtttaaaatcaattattaaaatttattattttactaatttattacttaaaaaaaactgttaaggaCCATCGATTTCGTGTAGTaacattaaaagtaaaaaattgatttaaatgttAGATGTTCAGCAAAAAagggtattttaatttttattactgAAAACATTAAAgtgcttttgaaaaatgtttgtgtaACTCCTTAACAATTATAACTCTGGTACCACGTTTAACCATTCGATACACTAATTTCTCCAAACCAAATACTATCAAAGAAATTCCTAAAAATATCAAAGTACATGCAAGTATTCCCAAAATTTGACTAACTTCTAGTTTCATGATTTGATTATCATCCAAAATACGTTGAGCTTTTAACATTCTTTGCTGCTCCAAATCTCTGGTCCACTTTAGCAAGTGACCTGATTCAATGATGTATTGAATTATTGgatttatttgatgaaaaagaTGGAACTTTTTCGGCATCAGCATGGTCACCAAGTAAGTATAAATATGTTCGTCACGACCGAAGCAATAAAGATTATCTCTTGGTATTCGGGGATTATGAATAGAATATTGACGAGAAATTGCAACTGCGAAAGTTTCATCCTTTGCAGCTTTCTGCAAACATTGTTCTATGTCGTAGCACATATGGAATTGATGACGAATGTatttgaaaatctttaaaataaagaaagttCTTTtaggcatattttttttagggaaCAAATTTGAACTTACACTTCCATCTTTATCCAAGTGCCGTATGATTTCCACACTTCCAGCAACCGACATTTTATGGTCTACAATTTGAGTCGTCTTCTTAATTTGTGGCAATGTATTTGGACTTGTGAGGGAACTTACAAGGAAAGAATTATAAGTACTTCCTAGGATAACACTAGCTGCAAGTGCCATCATAATGCAAATACGTAGacttaatttaagataaacTGCTGGAGGTCCTTGACTTAAAGCAATTCcgatcaaaataaaaagtagaccaaaaaagctattgcacagtTTTGTTCGAATTGTAGGACTTTTTTGAATCACATAGATTGCAATGGCATTACAAATGATGAAACTAAAGTATGTGGCATAAGTTTCTGGACTGAAAACTTGAACGAAATTTAACCAATGAAGGGTCTTCCTTGCTTTGGACACACACCAGGTTAAGTCATCTTGTAAGTATGGAACACTTGCTGAGACGAATTGGCTCATATTTGGGTCTTCATCAATTCCACCGATAACAATATCGATTTTACTAgaagagaatgcaaaaaaataaaagcaattggattttactattaaaataaaattgttttaaagaaGTATACTTTTTGGTATGTTTCAAATATCCTCGATtttcgggtcaaaattctgtttgtgccaaaattcggattccaaaattctatatttaaaaattctgtaaattcaaaattttgtattctaacattttgtaaacacaaaaatctgggtttcaaaattctatattcaaaaattctgtaaatggtaaaagaaaaattgttttgacaaCGCGACGCAAGTGGAATCGAAGCCGGAGTCGGAAGAGTTGACCAACTTCATTATTAACGTAAATAACTTGgtgattatatttttattaagagtgttttaataaaaaaaaagataaaaatagtttaatagGAAATAAAAGgatacgaaaaaatattttctgagaAATTTGATGTTGTTGTAAACTACAAATATACCAAATAACATCAAAAATCCGTACGAAATATTGTGTGCGTACTTTCTGTGAAACGTACAACAAGTTGTGACAGCTTTTCCGACTCCAGGTACGGCTCCAGCTTTGATGCTGCATTGTGTTTCAACAGTAATATTTAGacacgaattttcaaaaatgtcatcattttttatttgttttttcttttttgtaggGTCTTTTATACACTGTTATACTAAATTTGTTAATTGAATACAAATTGTTCAACGGGCAACGGGCAGAATtccaaaaagcagaataatggatttgcagaattttgaaaaatagaattttggattaacagaattttgaaatacagaataatagaaaagcagaataatggaatacagaattatgctcatacagaatttttgattcagatacagaattttggtcatacagaattttgtaataCAGAATAACTACCCGTTCTCGTTTCTCGTTCAAAAAGGTCTACTATAAAGCTTCATCTGAGAAGATTTCATCCAGCtaattaaaaaatcagattGGTCAAAAACACAAGAGCCTTACACCTTTTCggtgcagggaaataattccacgggaatctgctTCACATGGTAATTTATTCCACATTAAGTGAGAATCTATtccactttttgaagtgaaataaATTCTCGCTACGAGTGAGAATTTATTCAATTGTAACGAAGTGTTACATTTGTCCTGTATATACCCCCGGACTATATCTATACACCGATTCAATTTTACAACTGGCCGCCCGGactattaaaaacataaacCTCCCGGACTATGAACCGCACAGGggtaaacaaaacattaattttaccgaacttgcgtgaattccggtaaaaaaaaaaacaatttacatttacacaagaactgttgaaaagttgttttgggaaaaatcacaggttataatttccaatgcacttgtgtaaattccgataaaaacaattcacgtttacacaagaACTGTTGCAAAAGCTATTTACTTCCAAAATCAAAggtcaaaagtaattttcaatgcattttcgtgaattccgcttTAAATTCACGTTTCCATAAGAATTGGTgtaaaagttattttgaacaaaatcacgggtttaaaaaaaatccttaacatttgcgtgaattccggtcaaaacaattcacgtttacaaaagaattattgcaaaagttgctttgggaaaaatcacaggttaaaaataattGGAAAGCAAATGCGTGAATTCCAGTCAAACCAGTTCACGTTTAATAAAGAACTGTTAAAAAGTTGTTTAGGGAAAAATcacagttcaaaaaaaaatccaaagcaattGCGTGAATTTCAGTCGAACCAATTCACTTTTAATAAAGAACTGTTGCAAtagctgttttgaaaaatcgcaggttataatttgaatttccaatgcacttgtgtaacgtgaattattttacgcggaattcacgaaaacgcattgaaaatgacttttgacctgtgatattggaaaaataaatttttgaaacaggtcaagtgtaaacgtgaattattttacgcggaattcacgaaaatgcattgaaaatgactttttacttgtgattttagaaaaataactttttataacaGTTCTAGTATAAAAGGGAATTGTTTTGAACCCGCAAATGCactttaattaacttttaacaaaaaaatttgcgaactgtAAAGCAAAAAGTGAATATCCAATTCACGGTTAAGGTAATCACAGGTTATTTGAAGACTGTTCACAGGTAGTgattgtgatttttcaatcacaggTTGAAAATCACAGGTCGTGATTTTTTGCTCATCTCTAATTTTTAGTTTAGTTGATTTTTcgctttaaaaatttgtttcaaatagtCAGAAATcatttgggttggggtcaaaattctgccggggtcaaaattcttttgtcaaaattctgctttaaaaattctgctttacaaaattctgctttcaaaattctgcttttcaaaattctgcttttggaaaatgttcaaaagcgcggtctttttaacattttccaaacccttttttaattttttgcaaaattctgtaaaatcatcttcttgaaaaattatctgtttatttgattacttacctacataatttgcattctttgaatgtatattaatttttgttttataaacgaataaatttgaaaatattcagaaaaaggttttgaatactaaacatttccgaaaataattcaaaattttttaatttgtcaaataaagatgaatattcaaaaatttgaataagaaaaggaatatcttgtatcaaacaacatcggttccaataagttatacattttatttgaaagaaagtcagtctatgcattttaaaaaatatttgcgacacttaaacaaaaaaatttaggaaagttccaatgttgaattacattaatgaggtgtatttttctttagtcagcgcatatgctataaaaaaaaaaacagaattggcagaatttttttgttcaagtataatgctggaagaattttgaaaagcagaattttaaaaagcagaattttgaaaagcagaatagaaaaaaagcagaattttgaaaaacagaattttctttaaaaaagcagaattttgaaaagcagaattttgaagccagaattttgacccgatcccaatcATTTTCATGGAAATAAGAATAGTAGAGATGATAAATTgtcattgcttttttttttcgagcTGAGAAAATATCTGATGGACGTAACTCATATTAACTCATGTTGTGGATATGAGCAAATTTTGATATCACCCTAGTATGAAGCCTCTTGAAATTCAAGGAGACAAATTTGCCGATGAACGAACTAGGCAAGATTCAGCAATTCAATTCGCCCAGGTGAAAACAGTCATTATTCCCTTCGGAGTCGAGAAAGGCAAAACCAAAGTGATAGTCTGCGAACCAgacttttcattatatttcactTAATTCCTACAAAATTGGATAAatgtgacaaaataaaaaaaaaaatactgaaattaTAACTGATATCTGTCCCAACTGCATATATTAAcattttatgaaacaaaatatCTGCCAGGTGTTAGAGTAACGCAATTCcgcaaataaatttattataatttcaaatcgaaAGGAGATAAGACTAGAGTAACCTTTCTTTAACTTATAGGTATTTCGAGTTTGACATAACAAAGAAAAAGACTTTCATTTTTCATTAACCTTcacataaataataaatattttttattttgaaactaaAAGTCCTGCCTAAGGCAATTTCAGTCACCACTTCATTTATCAATCTCTTACACTTTCGTATCTCTGCAACCACACATATGTTGAAATCAATTAAATGAGTTTGACAgtgtaaaaatacaaaatataccaCACATATGATAACTATACTTCATAGAgataaatttattaacaaaaagacCAATTCCAATCAATGAAATATATATCTTCATGCACAAGATAAGCTTAAGAAAATGTCTACAAAATAAAGTTGTTGGCAATAATTGTAACCATTAATGTTTAAATTATCTTACTTTGTTGCAAAACTGATTACAATTTTTCCTATATGTTTACTAGCactaaattaatattaattatgCAAAATtgtccataaaaaaaatgttatcttatGCGACGGAGGCTTAgtcttgaaatttaatttttttaatcagtagCTCCAATgagaacatattttatttgctttaatgGCCAATATTGACTCAAATGGGTATTTGGCGATATTAGGAATTGCAACTTGTACTAATGATAaccataaaattaaatttactttgaaaacatgaattttgtCTCACCCATCGATTAAGCCTTGAAAAATATGATACAAAGTCTTGTTttgtatcaaaatatttatatcgatatGTAAACTTTCGGCAATAGTCTGCACTAACATCCATTCGATTCCTTTTATTTGACCATCTTCGACAAACATATAAGGCTCCCAGGATCTGGAATATGCCACCAAAGGACATCCACTTAAATCCTTAggaattttatccaaaaacaatCCCCGACTTAGTTGTTCTGATTTAATCAATCCcaaatcaacatcatcatcttcaTATTGACAGATGTCCAAAGTTTTAAATGCAATAATTCGTTTTCCACAATTATTCTCAGGTTCATAGGGAAAAGCTGTTTTCGAATAAATATGTCCATCTTCTTCAGTCTGAGCAATAATGTTAATATTGAAGATTTTCTTAGTCATAAACATCAACATGGTATCGACCATTAACTCAGTCATTTCATCTTCGGTTTCTTCAATGCTAACTAGCATTACAACAAACTGTGCCAAAGGATTCCAATTTGGCATAGATTTCCAGTCTTCGAAGATGTCAATCATATCTTCGTCATCTAGATTTTCGAGGACGACAAAATATGACTGAGGTTTTTCGTGGAGAACGAATTGAGTTTGTTTTGTTGCAGAATTTCGTGGATATCTGATAACTATGGACCAAGAGATATCTTTATCCAATTGAAATGCTTGTAACATTTGATTTTGAAGATTTAACGAAGCTGATGTTAGACTGACAGCTAGAACTGATCCTGATAAAGCTTCACCTGAGAAGAAGTATTTCTTAACGAACTTGTATGAACATTGAACAAGTAAATCACGGTTATTGTTTGATCCAAGAATTTGATCTTCTGCatgactttttgaagaatgcaGGAAAACCAAAAGAAACACCAAATTTCTGATGAATGAAGCCATCTTCAGAACAATACTGATTTAGACTGCCCATCATTTCAGAGAGAAGACTATGATTCTTCATTGAAAGAATAGTATTGGTATATTCTCCCCAAGGATTTTCTAaccaaaaatttttcgatgcaaaCATGAATTATACAATTAAAATGTAATCAACATAATATTGTTAACCTATCATTATTCAATTAGTAGCTGGTGGAACGATAAGCTTGCACGATTGAAATGACTTCATAAACTAATATGAGTGGCTAGTGTGGGTTGTGGTTTGGTGGCAagttatgtttcacataaaggTAGTAGACCAAAAATATGATATTGCATGTTTCACTATATCTTTGCGTTTGTTTATTTGCTAAAGGCGTGCAAACTTATAGTAGCCTAAACGCAATCATTGTTTAACTAAATGATTTAGCAGCATGTATCATTAATTTTGATGTCAGATAACACCGTTGTATTTGTATTATAGCCTTATTGTATCATTGCAAGTTTTTCGTATAATAATCTCATGTGTGGAgtcaaaatatataataatgtaATATTTAAACAATGAATGAAAGGCTATTAGTAAACGCAtattaatgatattttttttttaattttttttttccagaagtcATTTATCATATTAATTTCGTActtatttcgaaattttaatatcaTTATCCATATAACATTGTGAAGGAAGTTTAGCATGATTTTATTATGTTGGTTACGTTTGTGATgtatgttgttgttttgttgattACTCCAATcgatttggttaaaaaattgacattttccaagttttttttctttgttgttaAAACGGAAGACTATTtgtaccgacttccaaaaaggagtaGGTATTCAATTcttctgtatatttttttttttatgtttgttacctcataactttttacggagtgaaccaattttgataattctttttgtattggaaagctggtcccatttcaatttcgttcagttctggcaataggaactattagaaaaaccataagtcggttttttttttgttgatacctaaaaatgattattatatttaaatatgattaaattttagtttcatataaaaacattttaagattttaatgGCCAATTTCTAACTGGACCCATGTACTAGCTCTGGTAATCGGTGCTTAAAGAAGTTAGTAGTTcacattatttttataaaacgtGATCTTAGTTCAAAACGAGGTCCTTAGAACTTATACGAATCAAATTTTTCTAACTGTGAGGTTCatgaagtttgaaaaaaaaatgtttggaatcTCAAAGTGATAGTTTTATCATTATCTTTTTAAGGGTTtcccaaaataaattaaaatacctTCTTATAGCTGAATTATTCAAGTGTTTCGAtgcaacatttcaaaaaatcatatttgtcGTTTTCGTAATCTTGCAAAAGCACTCCATTTCCATTAAGGTTTCTACTTAGACTTTATTCGTATTGAACATTATCCAACCAAactaagaaaacaaatttgatcaaattaattaaataaaacttaaaaaaaaacaagaaaaatactatttagaaaattaaaagaaattttatgagGATTAAAAACCGAGAAGCAATAAAAACTCAATACGAAGAATTTATTAAGAATGAAGAAAAGTCGACAATACTTGGAATCAGAATCAATCAACCAACAACGGCGAGGGGTTATTCAATTATCTGAATGTAGCCACGAAATCTCGTCAATTAGGCAGCAGGACAATAAAACCATAATAAATTTAACTTATTAAAAAGACCGTTTTTTAGAAAACACGGTCTTTACTGATTTTCTGTTATTCTGCATTTTTTATCCCATAATTAAGCCTAATT includes the following:
- the LOC129913457 gene encoding uncharacterized protein LOC129913457, with amino-acid sequence MASFIRNLVFLLVFLHSSKSHAEDQILGSNNNRDLLVQCSYKFVKKYFFSGEALSGSVLAVSLTSASLNLQNQMLQAFQLDKDISWSIVIRYPRNSATKQTQFVLHEKPQSYFVVLENLDDEDMIDIFEDWKSMPNWNPLAQFVVMLVSIEETEDEMTELMVDTMLMFMTKKIFNINIIAQTEEDGHIYSKTAFPYEPENNCGKRIIAFKTLDICQYEDDDVDLGLIKSEQLSRGLFLDKIPKDLSGCPLVAYSRSWEPYMFVEDGQIKGIEWMLVQTIAESLHIDINILIQNKTLYHIFQGLIDGKIDIVIGGIDEDPNMSQFVSASVPYLQDDLTWCVSKARKTLHWLNFVQVFSPETYATYFSFIICNAIAIYVIQKSPTIRTKLCNSFFGLLFILIGIALSQGPPAVYLKLSLRICIMMALAASVILGSTYNSFLVSSLTSPNTLPQIKKTTQIVDHKMSVAGSVEIIRHLDKDGSIFKYIRHQFHMCYDIEQCLQKAAKDETFAVAISRQYSIHNPRIPRDNLYCFGRDEHIYTYLVTMLMPKKFHLFHQINPIIQYIIESGHLLKWTRDLEQQRMLKAQRILDDNQIMKLEVSQILGILACTLIFLGISLIVFGLEKLVYRMVKRGTRVIIVKELHKHFSKAL